The genomic DNA AACAAAAATGACTGATAGTCAGTCATAAGAGGTGAGAGGTATGAAAAATAAAGCTTGGTTATATGTCATATTAACATGTATCTTTGAAATTTTTTGGGTGTTTGGTTTTAATACGGCTAATACGTGGTGGCATTGGATAATTATTTTAGGAGTTATTGCTGTCGATTTTCACTTCCTTTCTAAAGCGTGTGAACATCTTGCAACAGGGACTGTATATGCTGTGTTCGCCGGAGCTGGTACGGTAGGTACGTTCTTAATGGATGTATTTCTTTTTGGCGGCAGTTTCAGTGTAGGGAAATTATTCTTTATCATGATGGTTGTAGCCGGAGTTATCGGTTTAAAGCTAGCTGATAATAAAGAAGAAACTATGGAAGGAGCTGCTTAAAGATGGGTTGGTTTTTCGTATTTTGTGCTGCAATTAGTGAAATAGTCGGTGTAATCGGTCTTAAAATGTATAGTAAAGATAAGACGTTAGCAAATGGTGCAATTTATATAGGTGGCTTTGCTACATCTTTCGCATTCTTGTATACATCGTTCTTATTCTTACAAGTAAGTGTCGCGTATGCGGTTTGGATTGGTATTGGAACAGCAGGTGCCGTTTTATTAAACATGTTCCTGTTTGGTGAATCGAAAAGTAAAGCACGTATCATTAGTGTGGCTCTTATTGTATGCGGAGTGACAGGATTAAAGGCTCTTTCGTAAAGATATACTACATTTGATCTCCTAATGGTTTGTTAGGAGATTTTTAATATTAAAAAATGATTTCCTCTTAGAGTTCACTATCATTGACAGTACAATCAATTATCTTATAAAATGAGTGACAGTCATTCAATACGTGTTTGAAAGGGTTTAGATGATGAATAAAAAAGAAAAAATTGTCTATGCAGCGATTGAAGTGTTTCAGGAAAAGGGCGTTGAAAAAACGAAGATTTCTGATATTGTGAAATTGGCTGGCATTGCACAAGGAACTTTCTATTTATATTTTCCTTCTAAGTTATCTGTTATGCCTGCAATAGCAGAAGTGATGGTTGAAAAGATGATACTTGCAGTGAAAGAAAAAGTGCAAAACGATGCGCCTTTCTCAAGTAAAGTTACGCAAGTAATAGATGCGGTGTTTCACTTCATAGAGGAATATCGTGAAATACAAGCTTTAATGTATGCGGGTCTTGCATCTACTGAACATATAAAAGAATGGGAAGCTGTGTATGAGCCTCTTTATATGTGGTTAAGCGAATTTTTAAATAAGGCGAAAGAAGCTGGTGAAATTCGTAATTCGGTTCACGCAGAGCGAACAGCGAAGTTATTTATCGCCCTTGTTGAATCAGCAGCGGAACAAGTTTATTTATATGATCATAAAGATGATGAGCAAGTCGAGCTACAAAAGGCAGAAGTACTAGATTTTTTAACACATGCACTACATATAAAGAAATAGTAAGATGAACCTGTCTGAGAAGGTAGGTTCATTTTTGAGGAAAACTGAATGATAGTCATTCACCTAATACTTATGTATGTGTGAAAGGATAGAGTGAAATTCTAATGAATGGGGCATCTCCACTCATTATTAGCCCACAAATAGCAGGATAAAGAAAAAGCTTCTTGGGCATTATTTTTTGAGAGGAATTTACGGGAAGAGGTGTTAAAAAGTGAAGAAACCGATAAAAGAACAAAAGATGGTGTTGGTCATTCTTTTGAGTAATATATTTATTGCTTTTTTAGGGATTGGATTAATCATTCCGGTTATGCCGTCCTTTATGAATGATATGGGTTTAACAGGGAAGACGATGGGTTATCTCGTTGCAGTGTTTGCAATGGCTCAGCTTATTGCTTCACCTATTACAGGTCGCTGGGTCGACCTTTATGGTAGGAAGAAAATGATAATCATTGGATTATTTATTTTTGGTGTTTCAGAGCTTCTTTTTGGATTAGGAACAGATGTATGGATGCTCTATGCAGCGAGGGTGTTAGGCGGAATTAGTGCTGCATTTATTATGCCTGGTGTTACGGCATATGTTGCTGATATTACATCTATGCAGGAACGTCCAAAGGCAATGGGATACTTGTCTGCGGCAATTAGTACCGGATTTATTATAGGGCCTGGAATTGGCGGATTTATTGCAGAATACGGTATACGTGTGCCGTTTTTCGTTGCAGCAGTAATTGCCTTTGTAGCATGTGTGATTTCGATCTTTATTTTAAAAGAACCATTAACGAAAGAAGAGCTTGCAGAGATTTCTTCTAATACGAAAGAATCAAGTTTTATTGGGGATTTAAAGAAATCGTTACATCCAATGTATGCAATTGCATTTATTATCGTATTTGTACTTGCATTCGGTCTATCAGCGTATGAAACTGTGTTTAGTCTGTTTTCTGATCATAAGTTTGGGTTCACACCGAAAGATATTGCGGCAATTATTACAATTAGTTCAATCTTTGGGGTAGTTGTGCAAGTATTTATGTTTGGAAAATTAGTTGATATGTTTGGTGAAAAAGTGTTAATTCAAATCTGTTTAATTGTAGGTGCAGTATTAGCATTCGTTTCAACTATTGTCTTTAATTATTGGATTGTACTTCTCGTTACGTGCTTTATTTTCCTTGCATTTGATTTACTTCGTCCAGCTTTAACGACGTTTTTATCAAAAGCAGCTGGAAAAGAGCAAGGATTCGTTGCTGGTATGAACTCGACTTATACGAGTTTAGGAAATATAGCAGGACCAGCGATGGGCGGAATATTATTTGATATGAATATTCATTATCCATATGCATTTTCAGGAGTTGTTTTAATAGTTGGTCTCGGTATTACATTTATGTGGAGAGAGAAACAGTTAGCTGAAAGTTTTGCGAAGTAATAAAACCCCTTACGACGGTAAGGGGTTTTTGTTTTATAAACTTAATCCAAACCGTTTTAATTCAATAAAAATCCCCTCTAATTGCTTTCCTTTATCCGTTAATGTGTACTCTACACGAGGCGGAACTTCTGGATATACTTTTCTCGTTATAATCCCTTGAGCTTCTAATTCTTTTAGTCGAAGCGATAATGTTTTCGGACTAATGCCATCCATTGATTTTTGTAAATCACTAAAGCGTAATGTTCCTTCGATAAGAAGATCGCGAATGATTAAAAATGTCCATTTTGTACTAATTACATCAAGCGTTTTAGCGATAGGACAAGGTATGCCAGGTAACCCTTTCGTTAATTCAACTGGATCTATATTGTTCATGGAACTAGCCTCCATAAAATTTTTTGAATGAATTTGCTTTATAGTATCACAAAACTATACTTTTGGTAACTATATGAAAAAAATATCACTACTTCCATAAAGGAAGTTAGTGCATATACAATAGCAATACGAAATACAAAGGGTTTAGATGAGGAGGTGGTGATTTTCATGGGGATAAAAAAGTTGTTTGGATTCCTTAGTTTGTTTGTTGTTTGTATTGTACTTGTAGCATGCGGTGTGGAAGAAAAAACTGGAGTCCAGTTATTAAAAGAAATGCCAAAGGCAAAAACAATGACAATCGATCCTTCACTAAGTAAAATGGAAGCGACCGAAATGGTTCATGCAGCTCAGCGTTTTTACGCATTTTGGGATACAGGTAAAGAGGAGCTTATTTCGCAGACTGTTACGAAAGATTTTTTCGATAATACGTTGCCGAAAGGGCGACCACAAGGTGTTGAAGGGTTAAAATTTGCAGCGCAAAATTTTCGTAAAGTCGTTCCTAATATACATTGCGAGATTGAAGATTTATTAGTTGTTGGTGATAAAGTAACAGCTCGTCTTTCTTTTACAGGAACGCATAACGGTAAAAATATTAGCTTTTCTGCAATAGACATTTTGCATGTGAAAGACGGAAAGATAACGGAAGATTGGCATTTGGAAGATAATCTTACGTTGAAACAGCAACTTGGGTTAATAAGTGAGGAATAGAGTAGGGGAGAGAAAAACGATGAAAAATATATTTATTATAAATGGACATGAAAAATACGGTACAAAGGAAGGACGATTAAATAAAACGTTAGTGGATCATATGGTAACGGTATTAAGCGAGAATCATCATGTGAAAACAACAACGATTCAAGATGGCTACAATATAAAAGAAGAACAAGATAAGTTTTTATGGGCGGATGTTGTGATTTATCAAACACCGATTTATTGGTTCAGTGTTCCGGGATTACTTAAAACGTATATGGATGAAGTATATGAATACGGTTTGTTCTTTGAAGGCGCAGATGAATATGGCGCAGGTGGTTTATTAACAGAGAAGCAATATATGTTCTCTACAACTTGGAATGCACCTGAAAAATCATTTGGAGATAAGACGAAGTTCTTTGAAGGGGAAAGTTTAGAATCAACGCTTAGTCATTTACACCGGGTGCAGAAGTTTCTTGGGATGAGTCCGTTAAAGAGTTTTGCTTGCTATGATGTGGTGAAGCATCCGAATATTGAGCAGTATTTATTGAACTTGAATGATCATTTAGATAGAGTAATTAAATAATAGTTTGCATCTTTGTGCGCAAGAAGGTACTACTAAAGATGTAGTACCTTCTCTTTTATGAAATACGTTGAAAATCTTTACTTATACAGGACTGTTTTAGTTTTTTTGATTTGATTAAATGTTTTATATCAGAGATGTTATCGTATGAAAGCTCAGTATGATAATAGTTAATGTACTCAAGTAATGCAAAAATATAAATAAATAGAGTGAATGATAGCCCGCCTAAAGGTAAGTGGGGATACCAAATTATAAAATCAATAGTAAACGTAGTAAATCCCGTGATAATTAATGCTATATTTAGCTTTTTAAGTGTTTTTAAATATTGAATCATCCTAATAGGCGTAACAGATGTGTTCTCTTTTTTTAATCGTTTCCACTTTACGTACCAGTAAATTGTTCCTTGTAATAAGATAAATTCTAAAATAAGAAATGAGACCCAAAAAGAATACAGGGAATATAAATGTAACGTAGGATAAATATAATTAAGTAAGTAACTTGTGAAAATAAAAGTAATGACTGAAAATAACTCACCTGTGTATAGATAGGAAAGCCTTTTTTCTAGGTTGCGTTTCATGTTTTTCTCCTTTTATAAAAGCTCACATAATTTAATACGTGGATGGCTGTATCCATAACTTCGCAAAATTTGCCCAGCCGAATGAATCAATTGTTACATTTTTTAAAGAAGAAGGGTATGTTTTTCTTTTTAAAACGTGATAGTTAAATAAAATGATGTGTTCTGCTTGTAAAAATTCTTCGATCTCATACATGAGCTCATAGCGTTTCTCTTTATTTTCTTCTAATAAAAATGTATCTATCAAACAGTTAATTTGTTTTTCATAGTGCGGGTCCATGAAACGGCTTACGAAGCAGCTTGCATTTTTAAATACATTTAAGAATGCAAGTTCATGATCGGCAGCAAACACTTCTCCCATGAAAATAATATCGGCATGTTGATCGATAGAACGATTCATATAATCTGAAACGAGAAATGGGTGAAGTTCTACGTGTAATCCTACTTGTTCACACCGTCCTTTTAAGAAATGTGCATCATTTGCACTATCTTTAAATGCGAAGAAGTAAATATGTATCGTTTCTCCATTATAGGTGCTCTTTTTTAAATACTCTTTTGCTTTTTCTAAAGAGTGAGATCTTTTAGAAGCTTGGCGACTTCTTTCAGGGAAAAAACTTGATGCAGCAATTGTTCGTCTTCCTTCTATGGTACGAAGTATCGTTTCAACATCATATAGTTCTCTCCAAGCCTTTCGAAAGTAAATGTCGTGATGGGGACCAGGTTTTGTAAAGTTGAAGCCAGCATAAATACAACCTATTTCTTCTATTTGTATATTATGTCTTTCATTTTCTTCTTCATTTGGTAGTTCATAATCAGCATCGATTTGTACATGATCAGGAATACCCCAAAATTCAATACGGTCTAATAACGCGCGCTCTTTAAAATAATGAGTGAACGCTTCGAGTACGATATTATCTTCAGAGTAATGAGCAAGCTTGAAAGGTCCAGTACCTATATAATGATGATTTTCGATACTCGCATCACGCGGCAAAATTGCTAGTTGCATGGAACTTACATAGTGTAAGAAAAAAAGGTTGGGTTTTGCTAAATGAAATCGAATTTGCAGTGGTGAGGGTGTTTCAATTTGAACAATTTCTTCTGTTAACCATTCGAAAGGGGAATGAACTTCTTTTAGTCTTTCAAATGAAAATTGTACATCTTTAGAAGTTAAAACTGTTTCGTTATGAAAATGAATATCCTTTCGTAAATAAAAGGTCCACGTAAGCCCGTCTACACTTAATTCCCACGTATGCGCAATGTGTGGCTCCATTTTTTCAGTGACATCGTTATAAACGACTAATGTATCAAAAATTTGACTAGTAAGATGGCTCTCTGTAGTTACAGCCACAAAAGCCGGATCTAATGGGAATATCTTTCTTGATATAGGAATCTTTAATATGTCATACATATCATTTGAAGGTGTATAACCAAAATGCTGATGAAGTTTACTTTCAATGTTCTTATGAAGTGCAGGAGGCAGGGGTTCTTTTAAAAGAAGAAAAACATCCTTTAATTTTTCTTGCGATAACAGTTCATCTGCATAGGATTCAAGCGCTTCTACGAAACTATGTACAAATATAATTTCCGTTTTATTCCCGCGACCTCTCCCTGGTGTCCACTTAATTAATTGCTCCTCATTCATTTTCTTTAATAAAATCTTCACGTTTTTCGTACTGCAATATAAAGTATCTGCTAATTCTTGTAAGCTATTCCTGATATGTTGTTGATCTTGCGCATGTAATCTTAGTCTAATGTAATAGTCCATAATTTTCATATATACACTTCCTTCTATAATAAAAGGGGAAACTCTTTAGAATATTCTAACCTTTTTCTTCCTCTTTTTCAAAGTAAAATAAGTAAGCATAAGGAGGGGGAAACAATGGGATTTTGGAGTATGCATCGAAATATTAAAATTAGAATTATAACTTCGTTTTTAACACGTACTGTGTCCACAATGATTTTTCCATTTATGGCGATTTATTTTTCAATCAAGTTAGGTAGTGCGATTGCTGGTGCTTTACTACTTATTAATGTAATAGCTTCATTAGTAATTGGTTTATATGGTGGATATGTTGGCGATCGACTTGGACGCAAAAAAGTAATGATTATCGGTCAAAGTATACAAGTCATCTCCATTGCTTGTATGGGAGTTGCAAATTCGGATTACGTAGATTCACCGTGGTTAACATTTGTATTTATGTTAGTGAATAGTTTAGGATCTGGACTTATGAATCCAGCGACTGAAGCGATGTTAATTGATGTGAGTACACCGGAAAATCGAAAAGTGATGTACAGCATAAATTACTGGGCTATTAATTTATCAATTGCAATTGGAGCAATATTTGGTGGATTATTATTTGAAAACTATAGATTACAATTGTTTATCGTATTAACGCTTGTTGCGATTATTACTTTATATGTGATGGCTATATATATGGAAGAAGTGTATGTAGCGAGAAAAACAGTAGAGAAGAAAAATGTATTAAAAGATATGGCAGATAGTTATAAAGTTGTGATGAAAGATAGAGCGTTTTTAATTTTTTGTGCAGCGAGTATATGTACATTGTCTTTAGAGTTTCAAATTAATAATTATTTAGGGGTACGCTTGCAGAAGGAGTTTGAAACGGTGCATTTTTTATTCGGGAATGGGTTTACTTTTGATTTAACAGGTATTCGCATGCTGAGCTGGATTTCTGCAGAGAATACAATTTTAGTTGTGTTATGTTCAGCACTTCTTATTAAAATGCTGAAAAGCTTCAACGATTTGAAAATCTTATATGTAGGTTTATTCATTTATACAATTGGATTTACAATACTCGGAACGAGCAATAGTTTATGGATCTTATTAATCGCAGGGCTTTTCCAAACGGTAGGTGAGATGATGTATGTGCCAGTACGTCAATCTATTATGGCAGATATGGTACCAAATGAGGCGAGAGGTTCTTATATGGCGATTAACGGGATGGTCTTTCAAATGGCGAAAATGAACGGGGCATTAGGTGTTATGCTAGGTTCATTTATTGCATCTTGGGGCATGAGTGCTCTATATTTTATCGTTGGTATGAGCAGTATTTTATTATTTATGAAGGCGATTGGGAAAGAGAAGTATGAGAATGAAAGAAATGTTTCTCAGATTGGATAACACTATACAAAAAGCGAACCAGTTATACTGGGACTCGCTTTTTATATAATTTTTAAAATGGATCAACTTCAGCTAAATTTGGAGTGGTATTCGGCTGTAGCAAAAGATTTTTAAATGTGCTTACTTCAGAAAGAGCGACTAATATGTAGCTACTAATCAGTACAATAAGTCCGATGACGCGTAACGTTTGTAAGCTCACTTCACGATTCTTCGTTGTTGCTGTTGTTGGATTTGGGGGCGTTGAAGGTGGACTGTTATTCATAAATAAGGCTCCCATCTTTTGTATTTATATATGTGCGAAATCATTATTTAACTTATGGATAGGAATTATATAGTCATTTTCACCATATGAGAACTGCCTATGAAAAGTGATAAGAAATTTTGGGACGAGAAAAGGGGGAAATCCAAAAGATTATTAAAACTGAACTTTTGGATCCCCTTCTTTTTATTTATCCCGCTATTTGTGGAGGTCGGATTGCCTGTAAACGACCAGTTGGTGAGGGCTAATAATCAGTGGAGAATGAATAAAACCCCACTGATTACATTTTGTTTTTCATACAAATAAAAGAGGTTAACCAAAGTAGCTATCTTAATATACGCAACGATTCTTCAATAAACGCGGGGATGTCTTCCGGTTGTCTACTTGTGACTAACTGATTTTGGCATACGACGACTTCTTTATCATGAAAATTTCCACCGGCATTTTTCAAATCGACCTCAATGGATTTATATCCAGTCACATCGCGTCCTTCAAGTGTTTGTGCAGTGATGAGTAGCTGAGGTCCGTGACAAATAGCGAAAACAGGTTTTTCCGCATCCATAAATGCTTTACTAAAGCGAACAAAACGCTCATCTGCACGAAGTATATCTGGGGAAAAACCGCCTGGTATGAAGAGGGCATCAAAGTTCTCTGGAGAAACATCATCAATACTTTTATCAATGACGACTTCACTTTTTCCTTGCTTACCGTGTACCGTTTTCCCTTTTTCCATTTCAATAGTTTTTAATTCATATCCCTTTTGTTTAAAAGCTTCTACTGGCTCTGTGTATTCTGTGTCCTCGAAATAATCCGTTATTAAAATAGCAATTTTTTTACTCATTCTAATCCGCTCCTTACATTATATTATCGGTTCCAGAATCGTCCTTGGGCAATGCCTTCTATAAATGATTCAATTGAAGTGTTTGTTAAGTTGTAAACTCCTGCTCCATCCAGTTTAACCTTAATATGGTCCAAAGCATGGGGATTACTAAGGACATGAGCTATCGGTTTAAAATGTTTAAAAGTAGTTTCTGCAAATTCTAAAACAGGGGGGTGAATGACAGACTCACTACTAAACACTAATACTGCATCAAAAAGGGAGGAGTCTGTTGTTGTATAAGTATCAGTTACTTTAATGGAATCATTGAACTGATAAATTTTATTATCTATGATGCTATAGTTAATGCGATGCTGTACAAAAGCTTGAATCCATTCGGATAGCAGGGAGATGCTTGGGTCACCATTTAATAGAATTGCAACATTTTTGGAATCAGCTTTAAAAATAGTGTTAGACATACTTAGTGCAGGTGATTTTGCATCTAAATTTACTTCGTGATTTTCCTTAGGCAAGGGAGCTCCAATAATGTTAGCGACCTCCTGTGCTAATTGACGATCAACATGATTCAGTAGAGCAATTACATTTGCCTTCACCATGTTTGATTTACACTTCCCAACTTCAAAGCAAAAAGCTTCTTTTATATGTTGCTTTTCAATAGGGCTCATACTATTGTAGAAAAGTTTAGCTTGCGAATAAAAGTTAAGGAAGCTTTTACTGCGGCCTCTAATTTTATGTCCATCAATCTTTTCTTGATAATGCTCATATCCGCCCTGTTCGGCTTGGACGGTTGCTGGTTGATTATCATTTAAGCCATTAGGATGATAGCTTGTTTGACCACGATGAATTTGCATTTGATGCATACCATCACGTTGATTATTATGAAAAGGACATACGGGCTGATTAATAGGGATTTGATGGAAATTAGGGCCTCCTAAACGAGATAATTGTGTATCTGTATAGGAGAATAATCTTCCTTGAAGAAGAGGGTCATTTGAAAAATCAATACCTGGTACGACATGACCAGGGTGGAAAGCTACCTGCTCCGTTTCCGCAAAGAAGTTATCAACATTTTTGTTCAATGTCATTTTACCAACTAGTTTTACAGGAACTTCTTCTTCCGGCCATAATTTCGTTGGATCTAAAATATCAAAATCAAATGTATGCTCATCTTCTTCTGGAATTAGCTGTAATCCGAGCTCCCATTCCGGATAATCCCCTTTTTCAATTGCTTCATATAAATCTTGACGATGGAAATCAGGATTTTTCCCAGCAATCTTTTGAGCTTCATCCCACACTAATGAGTGAACCCCAAGGGCAGGTTTCCAGTGAAACTTTACGAAATGGGCTTTTCCTTCTGCGTTAATGAGTCGAAATGTGTGAACTCCAAAACCTTCCATCATTCGTAAACTACGCGGAATAGCTCGGTCGCTCATTTGCCACATGACCATATGAGTGGACTCAGGATTATGCGCAACAAAGTCCCAAAAGGTATCATGAGCGCTAGCTCCTTGAGGAATATCATTATGTGGTTCTGGTTTAACTGCATGGACAAAATCAGGAAATTTAATAGCATCTTGGATAAAGAATACTGGCATATTATTACCCACTAAATCATAGTTTCCTTCATCTGTATAAAATTTTGTGGCGAATCCGCGTACATCTCTTACTGTGTCGTTGGATCCTTTAGAACCTTGAACGGTCGAGAACCGTACAAATACAGGTGTTTTCTTTGAAGGATTGGTAAGAAAATCTGCTTTCGTATATGCTTCTAACGATTCATAAAGCTGAAAATAACCATGAGCGCCAACTCCGCGTGCATGAACAATCCTTTCGGGAATTCGCTCGTGATCAAAATGGGTCATTTTCTCGCGAAAGTGGAAATCCTCCATTAAGGTTGGGCCTCTTAAGCCCATCTTTAAAGAAAATTCATCTTCGGCTATTTTTAATCCTTGGTTTGTTGTTAAAGCATGTTTGCATTGATTATTGGTAACGTGTTGTTCCAGTTGTTCAATTTTTTTATTCACAATATAGGCCCCTCCTTTGCCCTGTTAATTTAATAAATACCCTTTTTATTAGGACGTAAACATGTATTATCGTTTTTGTATGTAAAAATCATAAAATATCGGTTGTTTCAGTTATTCTTGTTTGAGGAAGAAAAATAAAAAAGCCAAGGAGATAATTTATTTTCTCCTTGGCTTTTAAGATAATTCTTTTCGTTAAAACGAAGAAATGCGTTGCTTCGTTTTTGGTACAATAATAAATTTGATCCAGAGTAACCCGATAATCATAATGATAAGGCTATGTAAAAATTGTACGGTAGCAATGAGTATAACAATTGAAAATACAATGAGTTGAATGCTTAGTAATATAAAGATTAAGCGAAGAAATTGATTCATTCTTTTTTCAGTATCAATTGGATATAATGCTACAATAATATTTCCTGAAAAATATTTCCACAGGGAACGGAGCTGCATAGAAATCATATATAGGACGATGTAAGCAATAGCACCTTTTACGTATATATTTGGAATAAAGTATAGGGCGAAAGCACCGATTAACCCTAAGCGAATATATATACCGAAATAATCATTCCCACGTAAAAATGCTAGTGTATGTAAATAGAAGAAAGTTGCTTGCTTTTTATGTAATAAAGGTTCAATCCAATTTGTAAGCCATTTTCGTTTATTTACTTGCTTATTCAGTTGCGGAACATCGGTGAAAATGCTAGCAAATTGATAGAAACGAACGTTCATTTTTTCTTCTTGTTCAATTATGTAATCCCATGGTATTCGTTTTGTAGGTTGCTTTTTCGTATATAGAAAAAGGAAAGTAAGTAGCAAGAGTAATCCGCCTAATATGAGAACATTTGCCGCATAAAACAGCATGTAAATAAGGAGTGCGTTACAAGCAATACGAATGATAAGCCATATGTTTTTTTCATAACTATCACGCCACATCCAATGTATGTATATGTTCCAAGCTTTCGTAATCATTAAAACGATAAAGATTGTACATAAGAAAGGTACAGTTAATTGTAAGGATTGCATGGCAAGTGGAACGAGAATAAGGAATGTAAATAACAATGGGAAAAGCTGAATGATGTAATTATATAGAAGAGATTTTTTAAAATAAGATGTTAATTTCTCTTCTAGTGCTAGTAAATAGACAGCATCAGGCTTTTGGATAAATGTACGGATCGGGCATCTCGTTATAATGAATGTAAGTACGAGCGTTATGAGTAGTAAAGATATTCCTTTAGAAGGAGATGTTTTTAGAAACTGAGCATAGTAATATGCACCAACGCATGAAATAAAGATAAAGCTATATAGTAAACCGTTAATCATACGTGCAAAGTATGTAATGATATTTTGAATATGTTGTTGGAAGCGGCTGCTCCATAGTGATTCAATTGACATGTTTTTCACCTCTTTGTTCTATTATATATGTTTTACAAAAGAAAAAACGAGCAAATTGCGTTATGCAACTTGCCCGTTTTTCTTTTCGTTATTTTTTTTCTGGTCACGATTCATTAGTGGATAGAAGGCAAAGCCAATTACGAATAAACCAATTCCGAGAAGGAACGTTTTAATATCCGATGCACCCGTTTTAATAACCCATAGTGCGTAGCAAAGTGCAATCACTGCGACTATGCCATCTGTAATTCTTGCCCGCATTTCATTTTTATATGTTTCACCAGTAGCGACTAGTTTTAACTGGAAGATTGGTGAAACGAGATATGGAATGAGGTAGGCCAGTGTTGATACGGTAATAACGAATGTATAAGCCTCTGCAATTGTTCCTGATAATGTTGAGAATAAGAATACTTGCGACATAATGTTTGTTAGTCGTAATGAGTAAATTGGACTTCCTTTTTTGTTTGTTTTTGTGAAGAAGGAAGGGAAGAAACCTTCTTTTGCTGCTTGATAAGGTACTTCTGAGCTTAATAAAATCCAGCCTAAGATCGAACCGAATAGGGAAGTAAGAGCAAGTAATGCCATCAGTTTCCCGC from Bacillus basilensis includes the following:
- a CDS encoding type 1 glutamine amidotransferase domain-containing protein, whose product is MSKKIAILITDYFEDTEYTEPVEAFKQKGYELKTIEMEKGKTVHGKQGKSEVVIDKSIDDVSPENFDALFIPGGFSPDILRADERFVRFSKAFMDAEKPVFAICHGPQLLITAQTLEGRDVTGYKSIEVDLKNAGGNFHDKEVVVCQNQLVTSRQPEDIPAFIEESLRILR
- a CDS encoding catalase; protein product: MNKKIEQLEQHVTNNQCKHALTTNQGLKIAEDEFSLKMGLRGPTLMEDFHFREKMTHFDHERIPERIVHARGVGAHGYFQLYESLEAYTKADFLTNPSKKTPVFVRFSTVQGSKGSNDTVRDVRGFATKFYTDEGNYDLVGNNMPVFFIQDAIKFPDFVHAVKPEPHNDIPQGASAHDTFWDFVAHNPESTHMVMWQMSDRAIPRSLRMMEGFGVHTFRLINAEGKAHFVKFHWKPALGVHSLVWDEAQKIAGKNPDFHRQDLYEAIEKGDYPEWELGLQLIPEEDEHTFDFDILDPTKLWPEEEVPVKLVGKMTLNKNVDNFFAETEQVAFHPGHVVPGIDFSNDPLLQGRLFSYTDTQLSRLGGPNFHQIPINQPVCPFHNNQRDGMHQMQIHRGQTSYHPNGLNDNQPATVQAEQGGYEHYQEKIDGHKIRGRSKSFLNFYSQAKLFYNSMSPIEKQHIKEAFCFEVGKCKSNMVKANVIALLNHVDRQLAQEVANIIGAPLPKENHEVNLDAKSPALSMSNTIFKADSKNVAILLNGDPSISLLSEWIQAFVQHRINYSIIDNKIYQFNDSIKVTDTYTTTDSSLFDAVLVFSSESVIHPPVLEFAETTFKHFKPIAHVLSNPHALDHIKVKLDGAGVYNLTNTSIESFIEGIAQGRFWNR
- a CDS encoding ABC transporter permease, coding for MSIESLWSSRFQQHIQNIITYFARMINGLLYSFIFISCVGAYYYAQFLKTSPSKGISLLLITLVLTFIITRCPIRTFIQKPDAVYLLALEEKLTSYFKKSLLYNYIIQLFPLLFTFLILVPLAMQSLQLTVPFLCTIFIVLMITKAWNIYIHWMWRDSYEKNIWLIIRIACNALLIYMLFYAANVLILGGLLLLLTFLFLYTKKQPTKRIPWDYIIEQEEKMNVRFYQFASIFTDVPQLNKQVNKRKWLTNWIEPLLHKKQATFFYLHTLAFLRGNDYFGIYIRLGLIGAFALYFIPNIYVKGAIAYIVLYMISMQLRSLWKYFSGNIIVALYPIDTEKRMNQFLRLIFILLSIQLIVFSIVILIATVQFLHSLIIMIIGLLWIKFIIVPKTKQRISSF